TTCCGTAGAGTCGTTAACTACGTACCCTTCAATTCTTGGAGGAAGGGTGAAAACCCTGCATCCAAAAGTGTTTGGCGGAATTCTTGCCCGACGTGAAAATCCGAATGACTTGGAGCAACTAAACGAGTATCAGATTCCTGAAATCGATCTTGTTATTGTTGATCTTTATCCGTTCGAGGAAACCGTAGCATCTGGTGCTCCCGATCAGGATATCATCGAAAAGATTGACATAGGAGGCATATCCCTTATCCGAGCTGCCGCAAAGAACCACAAAGATGTGGTGATTGTTGCCTCACGCGCTCAGTACGATGATTTGTACGAAGTGCTGGTAAATGGAGGCGAAACAACCTACGAGCAACGCCGTAAGTTTGCTGCAATGGCTTTTAACGTGTCATCTCACTACGATACGGCAATTTTCTCCTACTTCAATGGCGAATCTGGGGTGTCAGTGTTTAATCAGAGCCTAGAATCAGGAAAGCCTCTCCGTTATGGTGAGAATCCACATCAAAAGGCGTCCTTCTTTGGCGATATCTCTAAGATGTTTGAGCAGCTTAACGGCAAAGAAGTTTCGTACAACAACATGCTTGACATTGATGCTGCAATAGGGCTGATTAACGAGTTTACGGAGCCAACATTTGCTATTTTGAAGCATAATAATGCATGTGGATTGGCAACTCGCGATTCTATTGAGAAAGCTTACGTAGATGCCTTTGCCTGCGATCCTGTTTCAGCATACGGTGGCGTGCTAATCGCCAATAAAAATATCACGGCGGCTTGTGCCGAGGAGGTCAATAAACTTTTCTTTGAGGTGATAATTGCACCAAACTACGATCCCGATGCGCTTGCTCTTCTGAAGTCAAAGAAAAACAGAATAATTCTTGTTGCTAAGTCGTTTGGCTTGCCAGAACTTCAATATCGTTCATTGCTGAATGGTGTTGTGGCTCAGGAGCGCGATACTGCAATTGAAGAAATGGACGACATGAAGGTTGTAACCCATGTTGCGCCACCTAAAAAGGATATTGACGACCTCATTTTTGCGAATAAGGCAGTTAAGCACTCAAAGTCGAATGCTATTGTGCTGGCAAAAGATGGACAGCTGCTCGCCTCTGGAGTAGGTCAAACATCACGTGTTGATGCCCTAAAGCAAGCCGTAGAAAAAGCTAAAACATTTGGTTTTTCGTTGGAAGGTGCCGTACTTGCATCGGATGCGTTCTTCC
This window of the uncultured Acetobacteroides sp. genome carries:
- the purH gene encoding bifunctional phosphoribosylaminoimidazolecarboxamide formyltransferase/IMP cyclohydrolase, which translates into the protein MVVEPKKIRSALISVYYKDNLDKVVKELSKLGVKIYSTGGTLSFINELGVEAHSVESLTTYPSILGGRVKTLHPKVFGGILARRENPNDLEQLNEYQIPEIDLVIVDLYPFEETVASGAPDQDIIEKIDIGGISLIRAAAKNHKDVVIVASRAQYDDLYEVLVNGGETTYEQRRKFAAMAFNVSSHYDTAIFSYFNGESGVSVFNQSLESGKPLRYGENPHQKASFFGDISKMFEQLNGKEVSYNNMLDIDAAIGLINEFTEPTFAILKHNNACGLATRDSIEKAYVDAFACDPVSAYGGVLIANKNITAACAEEVNKLFFEVIIAPNYDPDALALLKSKKNRIILVAKSFGLPELQYRSLLNGVVAQERDTAIEEMDDMKVVTHVAPPKKDIDDLIFANKAVKHSKSNAIVLAKDGQLLASGVGQTSRVDALKQAVEKAKTFGFSLEGAVLASDAFFPFADCVEIAHKEGIRSIIQPGGSVRDKDSIEYCDANGLAMVFTGVRHFKH